Proteins from a single region of Kluyveromyces lactis strain NRRL Y-1140 chromosome A complete sequence:
- the SEN34 gene encoding tRNA splicing endonuclease subunit SEN34 (similar to uniprot|P39707 Saccharomyces cerevisiae YAR008W), translated as MEYRESFTKAMSEKAKIYLVGSNLEDGDGDDASSVVPVLYDVDDIAKIREHGVAGVLIGTLGGAPQQNVFLGVPLRLMMEEALWLVEVGHAVFRHVMGQDLIKSLKGLDGEKLQKFKDDRANDVAQQLEWKRANFLRKMKTLRGASDVAVPSDVINERDEQLMKQSIFIETKDTSAVIEPSLNDQTIDQRKICEQILRQNEKLRLNYKVYKKLREMGYFMSPGARFGGRYVAYPGDPLRYHSHLTVQDARSKDEEIDLLNMINGARLGTSVKKTWVLPGINENGDAEFYSVEWAGFG; from the coding sequence ATGGAATACAGAGAGAGTTTTACAAAAGCAATGAGTGAGAAGGCCAAGATTTATTTGGTAGGATCCAATTTGGAAGACggtgatggtgatgatgcATCATCGGTGGTCCCTGTACTGTATGATGTCGACGATATTGCCAAGATAAGAGAACATGGCGTGGCTGGTGTTTTAATTGGTACCTTGGGAGGTGCTCCGCAGCAGAACGTGTTCCTTGGAGTCCCGCTTCGATTGATGATGGAAGAGGCCTTGTGGCTTGTTGAAGTTGGACATGCAGTGTTTAGGCATGTAATGGGCCAAGACTTGATAAAGTCTCTAAAGGGTTTAGATGGCGAAAAGTTacaaaaattcaaagacGACAGAGCAAACGATGTAGCGCAACAGTTAGAATGGAAACGGGCTAATTTCTTGCGGAAAATGAAGACCCTTCGAGGCGCAAGCGATGTTGCAGTACCGAGTGACGTAATTAACGAAAGGGATGAACAATTGATGAAACAGTCTATCTTCATCGAGACCAAGGATACTTCAGCTGTCATTGAACCAAGCCTCAACGATCAAACAATAGATCAACGAAAGATATGCGAACAAATCTTGAGACAAAACGAGAAATTGAGGCTAAACTATAAGGTTTACAAAAAATTGAGAGAAATGGGGTATTTCATGTCACCAGGAGCCAGGTTCGGCGGACGATACGTTGCGTACCCGGGGGACCCTCTCCGATACCATTCGCACCTTACTGTGCAGGATGCAAGAAGcaaagatgaagagataGATTTGTTGAACATGATTAACGGTGCACGTTTGGGAACGAGCGTCAAGAAAACGTGGGTACTGCCCGGtataaatgaaaatggGGATGCTGAATTTTACTCTGTAGAATGGGCAGGGTTTGGCTGA
- the PMC1 gene encoding calcium-transporting ATPase PMC1 (similar to uniprot|P38929 Saccharomyces cerevisiae YGL006W PMC1 May be involved in depleting cytosol of Ca2 ions putative vacuolar Ca2 ATPase), producing MSSLNEGVDEAHSPSLTGRESFVGLQSKKDENKTVETEEQTRPLNKGVTSTSIGAVKPLKHHDTQITMMSVNRMTKASSFKLAPSQLSELHDPKSLTAFNNVFDNDESNLYTYLQTDRTNGLTIQDEDIESLERTQVYGLNRIPERKGKSFLRLVWEAFNDKTMILLTVAAVISFALGLYETLGQPPEYDPEGNEIVKVEWVEGVAIMIAVVVVVLVGAINDYQKELQFAKLNKKKDDRDVVVIRNGDEHLISIHDLLVGDVISLQTGDVVPADAVLISGSCECDESALTGESDTIKKVALKPALEKYKQIFEKDPTIDIGSHGVGEKVPDPLLISGSKLLSGIGNAVITSVGENSVNGRIMMALKTESESTPLQERLSNLADNISIYGCMAALVLFIILFIRFLTYLPNGKKYHDLPPAQKGSKFMNIFITAVTVIVVAVPEGLPLAVTLALAFATTRMTKDGNLVRVLRACETMGSATAICSDKTGTLTENRMTVVKGFAGNLGFDDTTHAENKEIKSAVVLRSNCDASLLTDILSNISLNSTAFENKESQHKDKDVDENPYHKSRKSLFPWSRNNRTSQLIADAMKENDEQFLGSKTETALLAFAQKSLGMKDVHKLRTKPSDLGIDKVVQVIPFESSRKWGAIAVQLADNKGYRFYAKGAAEILLKVCSNQRNSDNSIVPMNQDLYDESFKKIQDMASHALRTISLVHRDFKEWPPKEFADSTDPSIASPDLVMGHELDHKNLSSEGMTLDAMVGLQDPLREGVKESVEQCQRAGVTVRMVTGDNILTARAISRNCNILSEEGYNDPECAMEGPTFRKLPYKKMLRVIPKLRVLARSSPEDKRILVETLKKMGEVVAVTGDGTNDAPALKLADVGFSMGISGTEVAREASDIILMTDDFTAIVNAIKWGRCVSVSIKKFIQFQLTVNITAVILTFVSAVASAEETSVLTAVQLLWVNLIMDTLAALALATDKPDEFILDRKPKGRDAPLIAVSTWKMILGQAALQLTVTFVLHFRGKEIFFPNKRTITAHEQEQLNAMTFNTFVWLQFFKLIVTRKLDEADGISKFKDRLTANNLNFFQHLFRNYYFICIALLIGGFQILIMFVGGAAFSIARQTPAMWATAIICGLISLPVGLFIRACPDEWALAIFPRRLVRAILYVFGLEFIFKRNKNKKQHDEDEEASLLVEYANDSSLVESTAFQRAKSDMISHKVHPPTSEPSKYNPITAINRWRSSSGDENESEEEHSFIASVTMVPTLVGGAVGGFSHITGPNENKKQ from the coding sequence ATGAGCTCTTTGAATGAAGGCGTTGATGAAGCACACAGCCCTTCTCTTACCGGTAGGGAAAGTTTTGTTGGGTTACAGAGTAAGAAAGATGAGAATAAAACTGTAGAGACTGAAGAGCAAACTAGACCTCTCAACAAAGGGGTTACATCCACCTCAATAGGTGCCGTTAAACCTTTAAAACATCACGACACTCAAATTACCATGATGTCTGTGAATAGAATGACCAAGGCGTCGAGTTTCAAGTTGGCTCCATCTCAGCTTTCGGAATTACACGATCCCAAATCACTAACTGCCTTCAATAACGTATTCGATAATGACGAATCTAATTTGTATACTTATTTGCAAACGGATCGTACCAATGGTCTTACTATACAAGACGAGGATATCGAGTCCCTAGAGAGAACTCAGGTGTATGGATTGAATAGAATTCCTGAACGGAAAGGGAAATCTTTCCTACGACTTGTGTGGGAAGCATTCAACGACAAGACTATGATTTTGCTTACTGTTGCTGCAGTGATTTCTTTCGCTTTGGGTCTTTATGAGACTTTGGGTCAACCTCCAGAATACGATCCTGAGGGTAATGAAATCGTTAAAGTTGAATGGGTCGAAGGTGTGGCTATTATgattgctgttgttgttgtggTATTAGTGGGTGCAATTAACGATTATCAAAAAGAGTTACAGTTTGCAAAActaaacaaaaagaaagatgataGAGATGTGGTTGTGATAAGAAACGGTGATGAACATCTTATTTCTATCCATGACTTATTGGTGGGAGATGTAATATCGCTTCAAACAGGTGATGTGGTGCCTGCGGACGCTGTATTAATCTCAGGATCCTGCGAATGCGATGAATCCGCACTAACTGGTGAATCGGACACCATAAAGAAGGTAGCATTGAAACCTGCGTTGGAAAAGTACAAGCAGATTTTTGAGAAGGATCCCACTATCGATATTGGTAGTCACGGTGTAGGTGAAAAGGTTCCAGATCCACTATTGATTTCCGGATCCAAACTGCTATCCGGTATTGGTAATGCTGTTATCACATCCGTTGGTGAAAACTCTGTTAATGGTAGGATTATGATGGCTTTGAAGACGGAATCAGAATCCACTCCTTTACAGGAAAGATTATCCAATTTAGCTGATAATATATCCATTTATGGTTGTATGGCAGCACTTGTCCTTTTCatcattctcttcattAGATTCCTCACTTACTTACCTAACGGGAAAAAATACCATGATCTACCGCCTGCTCAGAAAGGTTCCAAGTTTATGAACATTTTCATCACTGCTGTTACGGTTATCGTGGTTGCTGTTCCAGAGGGTTTACCACTTGCTGTTACCTTGGCATTAGCCTTTGCTACAACAAGAATGACCAAGGACGGGAACTTGGTTAGAGTTCTAAGAGCATGTGAGACAATGGGGTCTGCAACTGCCATTTGCTCAGATAAAACCGGTACTTTGACAGAAAATAGGATGACAGTGGTAAAAGGGTTTGCTGGTAACTTGGGCTTCGATGATACAACTCACGCTgagaacaaagaaatcaagTCTGCTGTCGTTTTACGTTCAAATTGTGATGCAAGCCTTCTAACTGATATCTTGTCAAACATCTCATTGAACTCGACAGCATTTGAGAATAAAGAAAGTCAACATAAAGATAAGGATGTGGATGAAAACCCTTATCATAAAAGCAGAAAAAGTCTGTTCCCTTGGAGTAGAAACAACAGGACTTCACAATTGATTGCCGATGcaatgaaagaaaatgatgaacaaTTTCTCGGTTCTAAAACTGAAACGGCATTGTTGGCATTTGCTCAGAAATCCTTAGGGATGAAAGACGTGCATAAACTTAGAACTAAACCTTCAGATTTAGGTATTGATAAGGTGGTGCAGGTCATTCCTTTTGAAAGTTCTAGAAAATGGGGAGCTATTGCTGTTCAGTTAGCGGATAACAAAGGGTATAGATTTTATGCCAAAGGTGCCGCCGAAATATTATTGAAGGTATGTTCTAACCAGAGAAACTCCGACAACTCAATAGTACCAATGAATCAGGATTTATATGATGAGTCcttcaaaaagattcaagatATGGCCTCTCATGCGCTCAGAACAATCTCTCTAGTTCACAgagatttcaaagaatggCCTCCCAAGGAATTTGCAGATAGCACGGACCCCTCGATAGCTTCACCAGATCTGGTTATGGGTCACGAGTTGGACCACAAGAACTTGTCCAGCGAAGGCATGACCCTTGATGCTATGGTCGGTCTACAAGATCCACTACGTGAAGGTGTTAAGGAATCCGTGGAACAATGTCAAAGAGCAGGTGTTACTGTTCGTATGGTCACTGGTGACAATATTTTAACTGCAAGAGCCATCTCAAGAAACTGTAATATTCTTTCCGAAGAGGGTTACAACGATCCAGAATGTGCAATGGAAGGACCGACATTTAGAAAGCTACCATATAAAAAAATGTTGCGTGTGATTCCAAAACTTAGAGTGCTTGCAAGATCTTCCCCTGAGGATAAACGAATTTTGgttgaaactttgaaaaaaatgggCGAAGTTGTTGCTGTTACTGGTGATGGTACAAACGATGCCCCTGCTCTAAAGTTGGCCGATGTCGGATTTTCAATGGGTATATCTGGTACAGAAGTGGCCAGAGAAGCATCTGATATTATCTTAATGACAGATGATTTCACCGCTATTGTTAATGCAATTAAGTGGGGTAGATGTGTTTCTGTGTCCATAAAGAAGTTCATCCAATTCCAGCTTACCGTTAACATTACAGCAGTTATCTTAACATTTGTTTCTGCTGTCGCCTCggcagaagaaacttctgTGTTGACTGCAGTTCAGTTGTTGTGGGTCAATTTGATTATGGACACTTTGGCTGCCTTAGCTCTTGCAACGGATAAGCCTGACGAGTTTATCTTAGATAGAAAGCCAAAGGGCAGAGATGCTCCCTTAATTGCTGTATCGACATGGAAAATGATTCTGGGTCAAGCTGCTCTACAGCTTACTGTGACATTTGTACTACATTTCCGTGGtaaagaaatattcttcCCAAATAAGAGAACAATCACTGCACATGAACAGGAACAGCTTAACGCAATGACTTTTAACACTTTTGTCTGgttacaatttttcaagttgatTGTCACAAGAAAACTTGATGAAGCTGATGGTATCTCAAAGTTCAAGGACAGGTTAACAGCAAACAACTTGAACTTTTTCCAGCATTTGTTCAGAAATTACTACTTCATCTGTATTGCCTTGTTGATCGGAGGGTTCCAGATCTTAATCATGTTTGTTGGTGGTGCCGCCTTTTCTATTGCTAGACAAACTCCTGCTATGTGGGCAACAGCTATAATTTGCGGTCTTATATCACTTCCCGTTGGTCTGTTCATTAGAGCTTGCCCAGATGAATGGGCCTTAGCAATCTTCCCAAGAAGGTTAGTACGTGCAATCTTGTATGTCTTTGGGCTGGagttcatcttcaaaagaaataaaaacaaaaagcaGCATGATGAGGACGAGGAAGCATCACTTTTGGTTGAATATGCCAATGACTCTAGCTTAGTGGAATCTACGGCTTTTCAGCGGGCCAAATCTGATATGATCAGCCATAAGGTGCATCCACCTACTTCGGAGCCCTCTAAATACAATCCTATCACAGCAATCAACAGATGGAGAAGCTCAAGtggtgatgaaaatgaatcagaagaagaacattCATTCATCGCCTCAGTGACTATGGTACCCACTTTAGTTGGTGGTGCTGTTGGTGGTTTTTCTCATATTACGGGACCTAATGAAAATAAGAAACAATAA
- the COG7 gene encoding Golgi transport complex subunit COG7 (similar to uniprot|P53195 Saccharomyces cerevisiae YGL005C COG7 Component of the conserved oligomeric Golgi complex), with protein sequence MSRRISGANDPLLDMFFDDDFVPQAFVDILLSSFQTSQLEELKTNCSSLLSKMDYYSGHITKELESTIQVLQKPAELIIYAANEEQQGTTKLEYYLDTLANSVNLLETDVKAIDKQLEELNSKYEDSNEVTETLSKLTAAKEHLVTVKRSFDLLKTIMDISIQDDQEKLQHISLDDFKLALLTLQETIIITLKKPQNDATDLLKKIDAFIELKTVLKGLQKFYIPYTEFAQAIQKEKDNYLNSKDTLDEL encoded by the coding sequence ATGAGTAGAAGGATATCTGGTGCTAATGACCCTTTGCTAGACATGTTTttcgatgatgattttgTACCTCAAGCATTCGTCGACATATTGTTATCATCTTTCCAGACAAGCCaattagaagaattgaagacCAATTGCTCTAGTctactttcaaaaatggACTATTACAGTGGGCATATTACAAAAGAACTTGAGTCCACTATTCAGGTGCTTCAGAAGCCTGCTGAACTTATTATATACGCAGCAAATGAGGAACAGCAAGGAACAACAAAACTAGAGTATTATTTGGATACTCTAGCGAATAGTGTGAACTTATTAGAGACAGACGTTAAAGCTATTGATAAACAATTAGAAGAGCTGAATTCTAAATATGAAGACAGTAATGAGGTAACTGAAACCTTATCAAAGCTTACAGCAGCTAAAGAGCATCTGGTAACTGTTAAGAGATCATTTGATCTATTAAAGACCATAATGGATATTTCAATCCAAGATGATCAAGAAAAACTACAGCATATTTCGTTAGATGACTTTAAACTTGCATTATTGACGTTACAGGAGACCATTATCATTACATTAAAGAAACCTCAGAACGATGCAACcgatttgttgaagaagatagACGCATTTATCGAGTTGAAAACTGTTTTGAAGGGACTTCAAAAGTTCTATATCCCATACACAGAATTTGCACAAGCTATTCAGAAGGAGAAGGATAATTATCTAAATAGTAAGGATACACTAGATGAGTTATGA